A region from the Engraulis encrasicolus isolate BLACKSEA-1 chromosome 18, IST_EnEncr_1.0, whole genome shotgun sequence genome encodes:
- the selenoi gene encoding ethanolaminephosphotransferase 1 produces the protein MALYEYVTQEQLAGFDKYKYSAVDTNPLSVYVMHPFWNSVVKIMPRWLAPNLITFTGFMFLVLNFLILSFYDFDFYASAQGHVHVPSWVWVAAGLFNFLAYTLDGVDGKQARRTNSSTPLGELFDHGLDSWACVFFVATVYSVFGRGETGVSVLTLYYLLWVVLFSFILSHWEKYNTGILFLPWGYDVSQVTISIVYIITAVVGVETWYFPFFFNIRYRDLFTVMILGCALTVTLPMSLINVLKGYRSNTLKHSSAYEAMLPILSPLLLFALSSLWVALSPNDILQLQPRAFYLMVGTAFANVTCKLIVCQMSSTRCQPLSWLLAPMAVCVALIATGFVTHSEPLLLYLWTAVVVLAHVHYGVSVVQQLSDHFNIYAFSLKKPNSDUHEEEKIGLTAAEV, from the exons ATGGCTCTTTACGAATATGTCACGCAAGAGCAACTCGCGGGTTTTGACAAGTATAAG TACAGTGCCGTGGACACCAATCCACTGTCCGTATACGTCATGCACCCGTTCTGGAACTCCGTCGTCAAG atcatGCCAAGGTGGCTGGCCCCAAACCTCATCACCTTTACTGGGTTCATGTTCCTGGTGCTGAACTTCCTCATTCTGTCCTTTTACGACTTTGACTTCTACGCCTCAG CACAGGGACATGTCCACGTGCCAAGCTGGGTCTGGGTGGCAGCCGGCCTCTTCAACTTCTTGGCATACACactgg acggCGTGGACGGCAAGCAGGCGCGGCGCACCAACTCCTCCACGCCTCTGGGGGAGCTGTTTGACCACGGGCTGGACAGCTGGGCGTGCGTCTTCTTTGTGGCCACGGTCTACTCGGTGTTTGGGCGCGGTGAGACGGGCGTGAGCGTGCTTACGCTCTACTACCTGCTGTGGGTGGTGCTCTTCTCCTTCATCCTGTCGCACTGGGAGAAGTACAACACCGGCATCCTCTTCCTGCCCTGGGGCTACGACGTCAGCCAAGTG aCCATTTCTATAGTGTACATAATCACAGCGGTAGTGGGTGTGGAGACGTGGTACTTCCCTTTCTTCTTCAACATCCGCTACAGAGACCTCTTCACTGTCATGATACTGG GTTGTGCCTTGACCGTGACCCTTCCCATGAGCCTCATTAATGTTTTAAA AGGGTACCGCAGTAACACCCTGAAGCACAGTTCTGCGTACGAGGCCATGTTGCCCATCCTGTCTCCACTGCTGCTCTTCGCCCTCTCCAGCCTCTGGGTGGCGCTCTCGCCCAACGACATCCTGCAGCTGCAGCCCAGGGCCTTCTACCTGATGGTGGGCACGGCCTTCGCCAACGTCACG tgtaAGCTGATTGTGTGTCAGATGAGCAGTACTCGGTGTCAGCCTCTGAGCTGGCTGCTGGCCCCGATGGCCGTGTGTGTGGCCCTGATTGCCACGGGCTTCGTCACGCACAGCGAGCCACTGCTGCTCTACCTGTGGACCGCTGTGGTGGTGCTGGCACACGTGCACTACGGGGTGTCagtg